The following nucleotide sequence is from Zea mays cultivar B73 chromosome 1, Zm-B73-REFERENCE-NAM-5.0, whole genome shotgun sequence.
gacagcggaggcaacctggtgaaccaggtgagagcggggccttctagggcgatgatgaaagacttcgccattgtggcgtcgtcccctccggaagatgcaacgacgacctgataactcattatgtactgtgccgggtcggtgctgccgttgtacttgggataggtccctgcccggaagttagctggccaaggcgtcacttgcaggtgtggcgccaggggacttcgctcatcgagatagtttaccccttggaatggcgcggcgtgcgggaaggtgtggtcgcgctgggggaaacgcgggtcttccggttgtgcgcggtcttgcaggggtggcccatgctgcaggccgaggtggccttcgcgcgtgtcttccagttgtgcgcgctgctggaggggtggcccgcgatgcaggccaaggtggccttcgcgctgcatcagcgcgatctcccgctcgaggtcttgggccttctgctcttcgtcgcgtatcatttgccgcactttggctagtgcggacacgcgctggcgcttggcctccagtatctctttctgcctctggagattacggttcttgaggcgcagggcgcgcagctgtagctgttcttccgctgagacgtcgaggacttcaccatcctcggtgaggtccgcgccctccagtggggcgaagcctgggggtggctgcgattgtccttcagggccgcaggtgcggagagtgtcgtcttcgcaggtgcggggaacgttgtcttcagtggcctcttggtgggtggattgggtgagggcgagggccttgccctttcttgcggcaagcagtgctgccttcgcagcctcgtcagccttcgggttagctctcttgggtgccatcgcgggtggttttctcgtagcacgaacggtgggcgccaaatgttggaacttgctctcggtcgcaaggggggccaacaagggtgaacagtgacgttaacagagtttacgcgctagatggcaatagctctgttaatctagcctctcacgggcactgtgcgggggtatttataggtatctgagcgcacagcgccttgtgttaaggacgcatgtgccctcagccacctaagttatccccagaatattcccataaagcagggttacagactgtaattacaggaatgcctttacaaattaggcctgtaacacgcggcggccacgcagggcccgttacaatgggccggatcacacgtgggcctctgagatggacgaggccgcacggtgggatgacgccgtcgcaggccttcgtctggtgccgaataaagcgaagggtgtccctgcccgttttgtctccgtcggaccggCGACTGCAGCgagggcatcgagcgaagggtggcgtctttgccttcgccccaacatctgCTATGACCCTCTATGACGTGTCCTTTGTCGCGGGGCGGAGGGGGGCTCCTTCATGCCCTCCTGCCTCCACTCCCCCCAGAGCTCCTCGTCTAGGTCTGAGCTCCGAAGGCGGTTACTGACCCCGCAAGGGCGGTGGCCCTCCCCATAGTGGTCCTCTTGGGCGCGGCAGTCCCACGTGGTCGTCTTTCTATAACCTATGGACTAGGACCATCTCCATGTAGCCGAGCCCGACCATGGGTACTTCCTCAATGCTTTCCCCACCACCGGCTCTGCTGACCACACTCCACTACGGTGCTCCTCCACTTCAGGTGCCCCCTCTTCAGCACCAATCGTCTCTTCCGCCTCTCCTTGCGCTCCTGGGGACCCCCCGCCTCGGTCACTTGGTCCCCGTGGGGCGGCAGTTGGAATCAGCAGTCCCTCACCGGCAAGTTTAGCATGACACCGCCACCCATCgcaccggattgggtggtggattACGGAGCCTCCTATGACACCACTATTGATGCTGACATGTTATCTCACTCTCACCCGCCTCACCCGTCTTTTTTCTCCTCTATCAGTGTGGGcaacgactccactctcccggttACCTTAGTGGGTGACTCGATTCTTTCAGGACCGTTCCACCTCAAAAATGTTCTTGTTACTTCCAACATCATCCAGAATCTTCTTTATGTTCGTCGGTTCACCGTTGACAACTCTTGTTCTGTGGAGTTTGACTCCTTTGTTTATCTGTGAAGGGTCTGGCTACCAGTACCTTTCTCGCTCGATGTGACAGCTTGGGGCCGTTGTACACTCTTTGGCTACTCGTCTCCTCCGCATGCCTTGGCTACCACTACTTCGTCCACCACCTGGTATCGTCGTTTCGGACATTCTGGATCCGATGTCATGTTCAAATTGTCTAGCAACTCTGTGATCTTTTGTAATAGGGGCCATTTTATAGTCTATGTCATGCTTGTCATTTAGGTCGCCATGCTCGTCTTTCTTTCTTCAGTTCCTCCTCCCGGTCTGTTCAGCCTTTTGATTCTGTACACTGTAATATGTGGACATTGCCTGTTTTCAGTCTCTCGGGGTATAAATATTATTTGTTGATCTGGATGATTTCTCTCATTTTTTTGGACTTTCCCATTGCGTTTGAAGTCCGACACTGTCATTGCCTTGGGTATGGGTACCCTAGGGCGGCGGCAcgcttcggctagggcgcctaggCCAGTGACGTGGCAGAGGAGGTGCCGCGACCACTGACGTCCAATGTCGAGGGAGTggagaggggaggagaggaggggagCCGGTTGGAGAGGGGAAGGAGTGCTGACCATGGTGCTGGGACCTGCAGCGGGCTGCATGTCTAGGTGGTGGTGGTTAGGGTAGGAGAGGGGAAGAGGAAAGCTGACTGGATACCATGTTGGGTAGTTAGAAACCCTATTTTTTTTTGAAAATGGGCCGAGTATTACATATACCCAACACTAATCGGTTACAATGTGTTGTGCTCTAGGCCCATAACACTTAGACAGAAACAAACAGTCTAACACATTCTAATCTGGAGAAAAAGAAGGCTTGTTTTCTTTGATTGTGCATAACCCAttagatctttctttgcaatgtgCAGATGCCACAAAATTTGTCATGAAACTTCAAACCTTGTTCAGAAATCTCATTCTAAAAAAATAAATTGTCAATAAAATGCACAAGTTTAAGCATTGTTTTAAGGACAAAATTCATTTGCTTGGAACAAAGCTCCAACATATATTATATTACTACAGCTAACATTTATGAGAGGCAATGCTTTGCATTGTTTACGCATTCTAACCAGATTACAGGACTTGCTTTATTAGTTCTCGTACTGTGTAAATGTAGTTTTTTTTCTGCTCAAGTTCTACCAAATGGTCGTGTGAAGCTGAGACTAATGTTATCATTTTCCTTTGTTTCACATCTTATGTTTCTTCTATATTTCATTGTCAATGATGCTGTTTATTTTCTGACAGATATTTTGTGTCAACAAATGCAACGTCCACATTTCGTTCCATAGTTTCAAGTTATCCTGGACGGTTGACTCTTGTCACAATACAGGTTTCCTTTACTCCTTTGGTTGATTTACTTTTTTCTTAGGAAACAGGAGGGGTTGTGACCCTACTGATTTATGTATTATAATAAATTTAAAAGAGTACACAGTGGTCACATACTGAAGAAAAAAAAGACATGGTTAAGTGATGGACTCTAGCAATTCAACTATTTGAGGGAAATAACTTAAATCTCCCCGTGTACAACTATGGCAAACTCGTGCAAAATTCTTGATCTACATCAATGTATTGTTGGTGTCACTTAAAATCCAACCATCATATTGTCCATATGATATAATACATGGGGATCTTACCCCTGGCAGGTTGAGTTCTTTTATATTGTCCTTATGTTCTAGGATGTGTATGATGATCTCCATATAGAATGGGATTAAAAAAATGCCACTCGTGAAACTTGAATGTTACCTGGGAAGTTGGTTTATATGTTTAGGCCATGTTCGTTGTCCCAATACATGGGGATTAAGGGGGAATCAATCCACTACTAGTCAAAATCCTCATCAATTCACTCCAATACACCTCAGTCCACATGGTTTTGATgtaaaacgaacaaggccttaatgaGAACTTGAATGTGGGAAAAACTTCATTTTGCTACATTAACCCAATGCTCACAGCAGACGCACCACCCTAGCACTTCAACTTTTATATGCTACCGTATTTAGTTCTGCTGTTAGCTGGATTGCTCGCCTGCATATCCATGATATGGGCATTTATCTTGTTTGCTGATTATCTCATTCCAGTGCCCAAATCCTGACTTCAACAAAGAGCAAAATAGGTGGAGAATGGTGCGAAGAATGCTCATTGAAGCTATCGTCGACCTTCTTCATACCAATGGACAGGTATTCTGTGTTCATCACTGTAGAATCTAAGGCGCGTGTAGTGGCAATATAGGATTGACCCCCAAAAATTTGAGCTGAATAACGATGCATTGTTTCTTGGTGAAGAGAAACTGATAGTAGTGCGGATACTGTGACTGCTGCTGCAGGTTTATCTGCAGTCAGATGTGGAGTCCGTTCTGCTCGTGATGAAGGAGCAGTTCCTCTCCTACAGCAAGGGTCAGCTTGTCACGGACGGCGATGGTGGCAACTGCATCGATAACCCGTTCGGCGTGGTATCCGACTGGGAGCGCCATGTCCTCGCTCGCGGAGCTCCCATGTACAGGGCGATGTTAAAGAAAATGTGATTCCATTTCCTCCGTCTCTGAGGTCTGAACATTGCATTGTTTTGTCACCATGGCTGCTTCGGACATGGACAACGTTCATGGATTCACTCGGTTAGATAAAACTCTCTTCTTTTCGGAGAAAACTACATGACAAAAAAATTGTGTGGTTAAATCTTAAAATCGAATCAATCCAATGGGAGAAACGCATATCTTCCCAATTGTGGCTATGTCATCTGCCGCCGGAGAGGCCGATGTCAGACATGGTGGCAACGCTTATCGCCGCCCTGGACTGCCGAACTGACCACGAGTCGAAGAGCCGCCGGTGCCTCTCCATGCCAGCGAACATTCTGAAGGACGACGTGTACGTCGCTGGGAACTCCGGCAAGTGCGCGCTGCCGTCGAGGTACTGCGCGACCTGACGCATGGTCGGCCGTGCCGCGGGCGACGGGTGCAGGCATGCCAACCCTAGTCGCAGCACCAGGTCTGCCTCCGTAGCGTCGTACTCGGAGCCGAGCCTGGCGTCCACTGCACTGGTGATGGATCCATTCCGCCAGTGCGCCCGAACCCATTCCACGAGCATGAAACAGTCGCCGGTGTTGATGTCACCGTTCTCCTCGACGCGCCTCCGGCTGCACGCGACGTCCTCTATGGGTCTCCGGCCGCACGCGACCTCCAGGAGGAAGACACCAAACGCGAACACGTCGGAGCGAGTTGTCGCCTTGCCGGTGCGCACCACCTCCGGGGCAAGGTACCCCATGGTGCCGACCACGCGCGTGGTGTGCGGGTCGGATCCATGGTCGTACAACCTTGCAAGGCCAAAGTCACCCAGCCGCCCATTCATCTCACCGTCGAGGAGCACGTTGCTCGCTTTGATGTCCCGGTGGATGACCACCTGCTTCCAGTCCTCGTGCATGTAGAGGAGTCCGGCGGCGACACCTCTGATGACGTGAAGCCTCTGAGCCCAATCCAAGACgggcctgtcggcgcggccgtGTATGTGCTTATCGAGGCTCCCATTTGGCATGCAATCGTAGACCAGCAAGAGCTCCCCTTTCCGCCGGCAGTAGCCGAGCAACCGCACAAGGTTCCGGTGCTGGAGTTGGCCGATGCTGACGACCTCAGCGACGAACTCCTTCATCCCTTGCCTTGATCCGTGAGACACCTTCTTCACGGCAATCTCGGCGCCGGACCCCGGGAGCACACCCTTGTACACCCTTCCGAAGCCTCCTGCCCCGAGCAGGCAGTCGTCCTTGAAGCCGCCGGTGGCCGCGTACAGGTCCTTGAATGCGAACCGGTGTGGTCCGAACTCCACCTCCCAATCTTCGCGCAGCTCGGCGTACCTGAGCCGCCGTCGGAGGAACAAGAACGCGACGCCGACCGCCGCGAGGACGGATACCGTGGTGGCTATCGGCAGCGCGATGGTCAGCGCCTTGGACCGGGGCTTGGGGCCAATGCGGGGCAGCTTTGGCAGCTTGCCGTAGTCCAGCGCCGGTGCGTCACCGCTGAGGCTGAAGCTCCAGCCGAGCACGTAGTGCTTGACCAGCACGATGCTGGACGCCGAAGAGAAGCCGACGTACGCCGTGTCCGTGATGACCGTCGACAGGTCGATCTTCGTGGAGAGGAGCGGCCTCTGGGGcctcggcgccggcgccggcgccatgGTCACCGTCATCTCCGTGGTCGCGCCGTCGTAGTCCACCCACACCTGCATGGGCTCCCGGCTTATGAGGCTCAGGTCTCGGAACGCGCCTGTGGCGTCGTCGTAGTACCCCGCCGGCGCGGCCGCGGAGGAGTTGAGGCTGTTGACGTCGACGCCGACATGGTTGTTATTGATGTCCGCGAACTCCGGGTTGCGCACGGTGTCGAGCTCcacggcgaagacgcggtctcgcgCGTCGCCGTTGTTGGTGCCGTTGAACATGCCCAGGTACTGGTTCGGCATCGCCGAGGACATGTCCTTGGACGGCGCAACCAGGAACGCGAACCCGCTCGTGCTCAGGTCCTGAAACTCCGAGACGATCGCGAACACGAACGTGGTCGAGAAGGAGGACATCGCGCTCGCCGGCCGTCGAAATGTCACGGGCTCCGGGTGGAAGGCGTGGCCCTTGGGCATGCTCGTGTCGTTGGTGAGCTGCAGCAGCCCGGCCGGCGTGACGGTCGCCATGCCGTCGAGCTGCAGGCCGGCGCCACCGAAGCCGTGGTACGCGAATTCCACGGCGCCACAGGCCTCGACGCCCATTCCAACGATCATGACTACTAGTATCATCGGCTGCCAAGTCTTGGCCGCCATGGCCGAGCCGCGCTGAACGCTTGATACCTCAGTCTGGCCACACGTGGTCGTGGTAGCCGCTACCCAGCCCTTCCAGAGTCGTGAATCGTTGTCACAGGCAGTAGAGGCCAAAGTGTAGTTGTCACATACTCACACATGAGAAGGGTCAACACGGGAGCTACTTGTCATGATTCATCATCCTAAATTCCTTATATAAACGTGAGCCACGCCGGCTAACATGACCGCATCGTGAATTCGTGATGCTTGCTAGACCATCCGATCGCTGGCGGCAAACCCAACGACCAATTCCTGACAGGCATCCGGcactttctttttcttcttgtagtTCTCGTTTATGCAACTGAATAGTTTATCAAAGCTATAAACTTATGCACAGCTAGTCATATGACCATATATTTCTATGGTTTTTTTAAATATATGACATATAATAAAATTTTTTTTAATAAAGCACAAAATATATGTTTTCTATTAATTAGGAGGATGTGGTGTCACAACCAAGGTTTAAACACTCACTTATACATAATTTTAACCTTTTTTTTACATAAACTCTCCTATTATAATATTAGAGAAGAGATTACATGAGTACACGGGTTGATTCTAAATAAATGTAggtttttttttgaaaaatattGACACGGGACGACGATTGAAACTGGTGTTTTAATATAGTAAAGACTTAATCTCAAAACTTAAAAAAACTTGTAAGCATATTTTGTTTCAAAGTTCAACTTATTCGATGAACTCGTTGAAATATATATATTTTCTTTCATAAGAGAACCATCTTGCCATTCAAATAAGGTGCGCAAGATACCAGTACTGATGTGATATAGCCTTTTGTATTTCTTAAATTTTGATTTGATGTGAATTATGCCCTTAGGATCCTGGCCCGCCATGCCCCCAAGGTCTTAATGATTGAACTTTCAAGTCTTCTTAAATCTTTACATCATTGTTTTCTCACTAATTTATCTCATATCTTTGTATAAGACTATGTATATAGAATGGGCACATATCAGGATCCTTTCAACatgtctgtcggcgtttcggacccgcgaggtccgtcagccaaccagtgaatttgttgctgcatgcccctgtccagatgggttgatgcaagatggaacacaagagggaaaatgaggcttatgttatcctgcactggggtgctcgtagtaggggttacaagcgtcgcgagggagcgagggcgagagcgagagagagagagagaggccccGTTGTCAACGTGTCTGCGTGTGTCAACATGAATCTCCACCGCTGTCTCTCGACGTGCCCCCTGTGTCCTCCCTCAACGTGAACGTCCACCtctcttaggaaggccctggacatccccttttatagatgtaaggagatgtccagttgtacaatggggtgtagttaTGCGCTACGTGGCTGGcggggaagtgccttgagccctgtacatgagctaacgtggccatcggagaagtgccttgagccctgtagaagcacagctgtcgggcggcatggatcctgctgacgtttgcttgcttccgtagggggtttgagagcaaccgacgtcatgggcgcacgcggggaaccatcattacctgttaccggagtaaccttagatgggacaccagtcttgttccttcatagcctgaggcagctagctaggagtagggtaatgatgtatcccccgtagcgtagtcggtccgaggctgaggtagggcgaggcggagacttctcctgaggccgaggctgaggccgaggcctaggtgaaagggaaatgtgcccttgggccatttctaagtgttttggtgatttagtgtccaacacaagtgcctaagtgaaaaatggtggacaaagtacaaatcaaggataaaggtatgtttctcagacttagtacattgttttagagactaatgtattgtgtctaagtgctggaaacaggaaaagtcgAATTGGaactgtcttggctcgagcagccaagactctgctcagtctgggagcaccggactgtccggtggtgcaccggacagtgtccggtgcgccagactggctcgagcgaactagccgctctcgggaattcaccggcgacgtacggctataattcaccggactgtccggtgagccaacggtcggccgggccaacggtcggtcgcgcgatctgcgcgggacacgtggccgagccaacggctagaagggggcaccggactgtccggtgtgcaccggacatgtccggtgcgccaacggctctctggctgccaacggtcggctgcgccagttaaggaaagaaatcgagcaccggacagtgtccggtgtgcaccggactgtccggtgcgccagacgacagaaggcaagaattgccttcccagattgctctcaacggctcctagctgccttggggctataaaagggacccctaggcgcatggaggaagataaccaagcattcctagagcactcttgatcactcacactccattcttgcgcacttgttcgacattctagtgatttgagccccgttctagtgtgctagtctcttgagctcaagtctgggtcttgtgtgtgcgtatttgctgtgatctttgtgtcttgtgtgagttgctaatccctcccttactccgtgcttctttgtgaacatctttgtaagggcgagagactccaagttgtggagattcctcgcgaacgggattaagaaaagcaaagcaaaacaccgtggtattcaagtgggtctttggaccgcttgagaggggttgattgcaaccctcgtccgttgggacgccacaatgtggagtaggcaagcgttggtcttggccgaaccacgggataaaccactgtgtcatctccgtGATTATTCTCTTGTGGTgactgtgttttgctaagacttctctctagccacttggcgattactgtgctaacgtctaaccaagttttgtggcttaagtttaaaggtttataggatcacctattcacccccctcttggtgctctcaattggtatcagagccgttctcttcaagaagggactaatcgcccgaagagatggatcctaagggaaaggggatggtggtcaacaacaacgagaaggagtctatcttcaacgagccgaaagatgacaagcctacggactcgggatcgagccacaaaagaagagacgggaagaagaagaagacaaggcgcatcaaggagatcgtctactacgacagcgacgaatcttcctcttcccaaaaagacgacgtcgactacgagaaaaagaaaacggtcaattcaaacttttcttttgattactctcgtattcctcaaagtacaaatgctcatttattatctattccacttggtaaacctcctcattttgatggagaggactacggattttggagtcacaaaatgcgtagtcacttgttctctctccatcctagtatatgggagattgtagagagtggaatgcactttgatagtacggatagtcccatgttcattaatgagcaaattcataaaaatgcacaagctactactgttcttctagcttcattgtgcagggatgaataccacaaagtgagtggcttggataacgccaagcaaatttgggacaccctcaaaatttctcatgaggggaacgacgtcacaatgctcaccaagatggagttggtggagggcgaactcgggagattcgcgatgataaggggagaagagccaacccaaacgtacaaccggctcaagacccttgtcaacaagataagaagctatggaagcacgcgatggacggaccacgacgtcgtccgcctaatgctaaggtcttttactgtccttgatcctcatcttgtgaacaatattcgtgagaatcctaggtacaccaagatgacgcccgaggagatacttggaaagttcgtgagcgggcgaatgatgatcaaggaggcaagatacgtggacaacgcattgaatggtccaatcaacgagcctcaaccccttgctctcaaggcaacaagaggcaaggaggcactacctagcaaggtggcacaaatttaggtggccggacttaatgatgaagagatggctctcatcatcaagagattcaagacggcgctaaaaggtcgcaaggggttgccaagcaagaccaagacaaaggggaagcgctcatgcttcaaatgcggtaagcttggtcattttattgctaactatcCCCACAATgagagtgatcaggatcaagggaacaagagggagaagaagaagaactataagaaggcaaagggcgaggcgcatctaggcaaggagtgggattcagattgctcctcctccgactccgacaatgaaggactcgccgccaccgccttcaacaagtcatccctcttccccaacgagcgtcacacatgccttatggcaagggagaagaaggtatgtactcgaaactctacttatgcttcttcaagtgaggacgaatctagtgatgaggatgaaatagattattcatgtttatttaagggcctagatagaaccaaggtagataaaattaatgaattgattgatgccttgaatgataagaataggcttttagaaaaacaagaggatttgttgtatgaagaacatgacaaatttgtagaagcacaaaaatctcatgctctagaagttaaaagaaatgaaatgctttcttgtgaattatcttcttgccatgagacaatttctaacttaaggagcattaatgatgaattgaatgctaagttagaaatagatagtaaatcaacatcttgtgtagaaattgttgcaacttgcaataggtgtaaagattttgacattgatgcttgtagtgaacacctagtttcaatttccaaacttaatgatgaattggctagtcttaatgctcaacttaagactagcaagagcgaatttgataagctaaaatttgcgagggatgcctacacgattggtagacacccctcaattaaggatgaacttggcttcaagagggaagccaagaacttaacaagccataagattcccatccccgccaaggagaaagggaaggctcctatggcaagtagtactaaaaagaacaatgcttttatgtatcataatagaagacatgctagaaatgactatagaagtcatgattcacatgcttatgattcacatgcttatgattcacatgctatgtttgcttctagttcttcttatatgcatgatagagatatgtctaggagatatgttcatcatgtgcctagaaagaatattgttcatgtttctaggaaagttatggatggttcttctacaatatatcatgctttaaatgcttcctttgctatttgtagaaaggatagaaagatagttgctaggaaattaggggcaaaatgcaagggtgataaaacttgcatttgggtccctaagacaattgtgactaaccttgtaggacccaacaagagttgggtacctaagtcccaagcctaaatttgccttgcaggtttatgcatccgggggttcaagctggattatcgacagcggatgcacaaaccatatgacgggggagaagaagatgttcacctcctacgtcaaaaacaaggattcccaagattcaatcatatttggtgatgggaaccaaggcaaggtgaaaggcttaggcaagattgcaatttcaaatgagcactcgatCTCTAATGtgcttttagttgagtctctgggatataatttactatctgttaatcaattatgtaatatgggatataattgtctatttacaaatgtagatgtgtctgtctttagaagaagtgatggttcattagcttttaagggtgtactagacgacaaactttacttagttgattttacaaaagaagaggccggtctagatgcatgcttaatagctaagactagcatgggctggctgtggcatcgccgcttagcacatgtggggatgaagaaccttcacaagcttttaaagggagaacatgtgataggtttaactaacgtgcaattcgaaaaagatagaccttgtgcagcatgtcaggcaggtaaacaggtgggaggagcacatcacagcaagaatgtgatgaccacatcaaggcccctggagctgctacatatggacctcttcggacccgtcgcctatctaagcataggaggaagtaagtatggtctagttattgttgatgacttttcccgcttcacttgggtgttctttttgcaggataagtccgaaacccaagggatcctcaagcgcttcctaaggagagctcaaaatgagtttgaactcaaggtaaagaagataaggagcgacaacgggtccgagttcaagaaccttcaagtggaggagttccttgaggaggaagggatcaagcacgagttctccgctccctacacaccacaacaaaatggtgtggtagagaggaagaacaggacgctcatcgatatggcaaggacgatgcttggagagttcaagacccccgagtgtttttggtcggaagccgtgaacacggcttgccacgccatcaacagggtctaccttcatcgcctcctcaagaagacgtcgtatgagcttctaaccggtaacaaacccaatgtatcatactttcgtgtatttgggagcaaatgctacattctggtgaagaaaggtagaaattctaagtttgctcccaaagctgtagaagggtttttgttaggttatgactcaaatacaaaggcgtatagggtcttcaacaaatcatcgggtttggttgaagtctctagcgacattgtatttgatgagactaatggctctccaagagagcaagttgttgatcttgatgatgtagatgaagaagatgttccgacagccgctatacgaaccatggcgattggtgatgtacgaccacaggaacaaaaggagcaagatcaaccttcttcctcaactatggtgcatcccccaactcaagacgatgaacaggttcaacaGGAGGCGtataatcaagggggagcacaaga
It contains:
- the LOC103643528 gene encoding L-type lectin-domain containing receptor kinase SIT2; this encodes MAAKTWQPMILVVMIVGMGVEACGAVEFAYHGFGGAGLQLDGMATVTPAGLLQLTNDTSMPKGHAFHPEPVTFRRPASAMSSFSTTFVFAIVSEFQDLSTSGFAFLVAPSKDMSSAMPNQYLGMFNGTNNGDARDRVFAVELDTVRNPEFADINNNHVGVDVNSLNSSAAAPAGYYDDATGAFRDLSLISREPMQVWVDYDGATTEMTVTMAPAPAPRPQRPLLSTKIDLSTVITDTAYVGFSSASSIVLVKHYVLGWSFSLSGDAPALDYGKLPKLPRIGPKPRSKALTIALPIATTVSVLAAVGVAFLFLRRRLRYAELREDWEVEFGPHRFAFKDLYAATGGFKDDCLLGAGGFGRVYKGVLPGSGAEIAVKKVSHGSRQGMKEFVAEVVSIGQLQHRNLVRLLGYCRRKGELLLVYDCMPNGSLDKHIHGRADRPVLDWAQRLHVIRGVAAGLLYMHEDWKQVVIHRDIKASNVLLDGEMNGRLGDFGLARLYDHGSDPHTTRVVGTMGYLAPEVVRTGKATTRSDVFAFGVFLLEVACGRRPIEDVACSRRRVEENGDINTGDCFMLVEWVRAHWRNGSITSAVDARLGSEYDATEADLVLRLGLACLHPSPAARPTMRQVAQYLDGSAHLPEFPATYTSSFRMFAGMERHRRLFDSWSVRQSRAAISVATMSDIGLSGGR